The genomic DNA CTAGAAGCAATCTATTTTTCCAATGCAAAAGCTAATCCATACTATGTTAAGACCTCTTACATAACACTAAATTCCCTATGCACAGCAATACCCCCACAAGACTACAGGtatgttgcttgtttttttttccacatgaaaacGAACTACTAAACACTTGAAAGTCatccaaattattttctagTTACTGTGGAACAAATAACTTACTCTGGCAAGTCTGTGTTTtggttcatttttctttgcatagtCCAAGGAATCGTAGATCATGCCAAAGCCTGTTGTCTTGCCACCACCAAAGTGAGTTCTGAAGCCAAATACGAATATTACATCAGGGGTTGTCTTGTACATTTTCGCCAGCTTTTCCCTGATTTCTGTTTTGGGGACTGTGGCCTTCCCAGGATGAAGAACATCAATCACctaaaaaatttttttaaaagtcataTAAAAGCCAAAGACAGTCAATACCCAATAAAACAACTGGACTCCCACCCTAAACTCAAAACCTGAACTAGGCCATCCTAGCAATACAAAGCATCATTAATCTAATCCTAACAGTTTCCTGCTTCAAATCACAGTTCAGCTTGCTATCCCATCACGACGATTTAccttcagcatgcaggaatgTGTATAAACCTCTACACACCTGATAATGTTAACACTTCTAAGGCCCCTTGCTTataatgatttaaaatacatgCAGTCAAGAACCAATAAACAACTGAAGATAGTATTGATCGTTTTTCTTACCATCTGCTTGCGCTGAAGCAGTCTGTTTGTCATGAACTTCCTAGTTCTTATGGTCACTGTGTCATTCTGCAAAACAGAGTACATAGAAGTGATACAAAGCCATAGTTTACAAAGCCTAATGTGTATATAATGCATGACACCACTGCAGTCAGCACTCTACTTGAAGTCAGCTGCATCTCAATTAAACACATTTGTCTCATGTTATAGGATTCACCCTACAGAACTAAAGTACACTGAAGAACAGTCACTCCCAGCCCATGAGCCAGACAGAAGCATATATATCCCCTTTATTTTAACAtggggaaatagttttattcAAACACATAGACTACAAAAAAGAAGCTCTAACAAACTCACAGAATTATCAGGGTTG from Lagopus muta isolate bLagMut1 chromosome 5, bLagMut1 primary, whole genome shotgun sequence includes the following:
- the RPS24 gene encoding 40S ribosomal protein S24 isoform X6: MNDTVTIRTRKFMTNRLLQRKQMVIDVLHPGKATVPKTEIREKLAKMYKTTPDVIFVFGFRTHFGGGKTTGFGMIYDSLDYAKKNEPKHRLARHGLYEKKKTSRKQRKERKNRMKKVRGTAKANVGAGKKK
- the RPS24 gene encoding 40S ribosomal protein S24 isoform X2; the encoded protein is MSSDKMNDTVTIRTRKFMTNRLLQRKQMVIDVLHPGKATVPKTEIREKLAKMYKTTPDVIFVFGFRTHFGGGKTTGFGMIYDSLDYAKKNEPKHRLARHGLYEKKKTSRKQRKERKNRMKKVRGTAKANVGAGKK
- the RPS24 gene encoding 40S ribosomal protein S24 isoform X1; protein product: MSSDKMNDTVTIRTRKFMTNRLLQRKQMVIDVLHPGKATVPKTEIREKLAKMYKTTPDVIFVFGFRTHFGGGKTTGFGMIYDSLDYAKKNEPKHRLARHGLYEKKKTSRKQRKERKNRMKKVRGTAKANVGAGKKK
- the RPS24 gene encoding 40S ribosomal protein S24 isoform X3 → MNDTVTIRTRKFMTNRLLQRKQMVIDVLHPGKATVPKTEIREKLAKMYKTTPDVIFVFGFRTHFGGGKTTGFGMIYDSLDYAKKNEPKHRLARHGLYEKKKTSRKQRKERKNRMKKVRGTAKANVGAGKKK